A part of Vallitalea okinawensis genomic DNA contains:
- a CDS encoding response regulator transcription factor — protein MESILLVEDEKELATVTKDYFAKEGFSVKVIHNGKEALDYLLLNPVKLLILDIMLPGVDGLTICETVRKKSNIPIIIISAKTGEDARILGIELGADDYIEKPYSVKELFVRVKSGLRRSYELTVDKDKLVDGNLLIDTVARQVYLKEEMIPLTIKEYELLKILVENKGRAMHKEKLFNRVWGVESYSEISTLTVHVNKLREKIEVNPKEPKSIVTVWGVGYRFEGMV, from the coding sequence ATGGAATCTATACTATTAGTAGAAGATGAAAAAGAATTGGCTACGGTGACGAAAGACTATTTCGCTAAAGAAGGTTTCTCAGTGAAGGTTATTCATAATGGGAAAGAAGCTTTGGATTATTTATTGTTAAATCCTGTGAAATTATTAATTCTTGATATTATGTTACCTGGTGTGGATGGTTTAACCATATGTGAAACCGTTAGAAAAAAATCCAATATACCAATTATTATTATTAGTGCAAAAACAGGTGAGGATGCAAGAATACTTGGAATTGAACTGGGAGCGGATGATTATATTGAAAAGCCATACTCAGTGAAAGAATTATTTGTGCGTGTAAAATCTGGACTCAGAAGGTCTTATGAATTAACGGTGGATAAGGATAAATTAGTTGACGGTAATTTGCTTATTGATACTGTTGCAAGGCAGGTTTATCTAAAAGAGGAAATGATTCCTCTAACAATTAAGGAATATGAACTTCTTAAAATACTAGTTGAGAACAAAGGTCGTGCTATGCATAAAGAAAAGCTTTTTAATAGAGTGTGGGGTGTGGAAAGTTATAGTGAAATATCGACTCTTACAGTTCATGTTAATAAATTAAGAGAGAAAATAGAAGTAAATCCTAAAGAACCGAAATCAATCGTTACGGTATGGGGTGTTGGATATAGATTTGAGGGGATGGTATGA
- a CDS encoding amidohydrolase family protein: protein MKHKFIEALKSNNLEQLKNVHKSDLHNHATRGADIRFIEEWCKQDLERAPHKFDNLMDMQEWYNKTIKPVCIGKEGFLKRIEGAFRHAKEDGVKLLSMSFGVGDAIFFDNNLELYVKAIHETHQKVAKDMQFIPVICFGRTPDIKPIEKCFDEILSLNYFKSIDLVGDDTHSVNNYKNIYKKAKENGYILKAHVGEFGDAESIRKAVDILELDQVQHGISAVESKEVMKWLATNKIQLNVCPTSNVMLKRVEDYKSHPIQELYHVGISVTINTDDMLIFNQSVSMEYLNIYKAGILSASELNQIRENGLIL, encoded by the coding sequence TTGAAACATAAATTTATTGAAGCATTAAAATCTAATAATTTAGAACAACTTAAAAACGTTCATAAGAGTGACCTACATAATCATGCAACAAGAGGAGCTGATATTCGATTCATTGAAGAGTGGTGTAAACAGGATTTGGAAAGAGCACCTCATAAGTTTGATAATTTAATGGATATGCAAGAATGGTATAACAAGACTATAAAACCTGTGTGTATAGGAAAAGAAGGTTTTTTAAAAAGGATAGAAGGGGCGTTTAGGCATGCGAAGGAGGATGGTGTTAAGCTTCTTAGTATGAGTTTTGGTGTAGGAGACGCTATCTTTTTTGATAATAATTTAGAATTATACGTAAAAGCAATACATGAGACGCATCAGAAAGTGGCTAAAGATATGCAGTTTATACCTGTAATTTGTTTTGGAAGGACGCCTGATATTAAACCTATTGAAAAATGTTTTGATGAGATTCTTAGTTTAAACTACTTTAAATCAATCGATTTAGTTGGTGATGATACACACTCTGTTAATAATTATAAGAATATTTATAAGAAGGCTAAAGAGAATGGTTATATACTTAAAGCCCATGTTGGTGAATTCGGAGATGCAGAATCTATAAGAAAAGCTGTTGACATATTGGAATTGGATCAGGTTCAACATGGCATATCAGCTGTTGAATCAAAGGAAGTAATGAAATGGTTAGCAACCAACAAAATTCAGCTTAATGTATGTCCAACGAGTAATGTAATGCTTAAGCGAGTTGAGGACTATAAGTCCCACCCTATTCAAGAGTTATATCATGTCGGAATTTCTGTAACAATAAATACGGATGATATGCTCATATTTAATCAAAGTGTTTCCATGGAGTACTTAAATATTTATAAAGCAGGTATTCTAAGTGCGTCTGAATTAAATCAGATAAGGGAAAATGGTTTAATTCTATAA
- a CDS encoding Tex family protein, with amino-acid sequence MDISKVLQQEFSLKPTQVNNTMALIDEGYTIPFIARYRKERTGSLTDEVLRDLHERLMYLRNLEAKKEQVISSIDEQGKLTEELKKQVMSAKTIVEVDDLYRPYRPKRRTRATIAKEKGLEPLATLIILQKFTGDLTEEAAKYIDAEKGVETAEDAIDGAKDIIAEMISDEADYRKYIRNITFNKGSIETKAKDEKEQSVYEMYYDYSEPIKRVASHRILAINRGEKEKLLTVKILAPVEDIERYLQTKVIHKDAVHTVDILREIIEDSYKRLIAPAIEREIRNELTEIAEEGAIKVFGKNLVQLLMQPPIHNKVVLGLDPAFRTGCKLAVVTGTGKVLETGVIYPTPPQSKVVEAKKVIKRMIKEHGIEMIAIGNGTASRESEMFIVELLKEIHEKIYYVIVNEAGASVYSASKLGTEEFPEFDVALRSAVSIARRLQDPLAELVKIDPKSIGVGQYQHDMNQKRLSGALTGVVEDSVNKVGVDLNTASPSLLEYVAGISKAVSKNIVAYREEKGEFNNRKELLKVAKLGPKAYEQCAGFLRIRDGKHPLDNTSVHPESYEATEKLLSLLGFKLSDVKEQKVKGIINEVKNPEGMAEEIGIGVPTLEDIMKELEKPGRDPREDMPSPILRTDVLEMEDLKEGMILKGTVRNVIDFGAFIDIGVHQDGLVHISEIADRFIKHPLDVIAVGDIVEVKILGVDLNKKRISMSMKI; translated from the coding sequence ATGGATATATCAAAGGTTTTGCAGCAAGAATTTTCATTAAAACCGACCCAAGTTAATAACACAATGGCACTTATAGATGAAGGATATACAATTCCTTTTATAGCTAGATATAGAAAAGAAAGAACAGGGTCACTGACTGATGAAGTCTTAAGAGATCTTCATGAGCGACTTATGTATTTGCGTAATCTAGAAGCTAAGAAAGAACAAGTTATTAGCAGTATAGACGAGCAAGGCAAGTTGACAGAAGAACTGAAGAAACAAGTTATGTCAGCCAAGACCATTGTTGAAGTGGATGATCTTTATCGTCCATACCGACCAAAAAGAAGGACAAGAGCAACAATAGCTAAAGAAAAAGGATTAGAACCTTTAGCAACTTTAATTATCCTACAAAAGTTTACAGGAGATTTAACTGAAGAAGCTGCTAAATATATTGATGCAGAAAAAGGTGTTGAGACAGCAGAGGATGCAATTGATGGTGCTAAAGATATCATTGCAGAAATGATTTCCGATGAAGCTGATTATCGTAAATACATTCGAAATATAACTTTCAATAAAGGAAGTATTGAAACCAAGGCTAAAGATGAAAAAGAACAATCTGTTTATGAAATGTATTATGACTATAGTGAGCCTATTAAACGTGTAGCATCCCATCGAATTTTAGCCATTAATCGAGGAGAAAAAGAGAAACTGTTGACAGTTAAGATTTTAGCTCCTGTTGAAGATATAGAAAGATACCTTCAAACGAAGGTTATTCATAAAGATGCTGTGCATACTGTGGATATCTTAAGAGAAATTATTGAAGACAGTTATAAGCGATTGATTGCACCAGCCATTGAACGCGAAATTCGTAATGAATTAACTGAAATCGCAGAAGAAGGTGCTATCAAAGTATTTGGTAAGAACCTTGTACAACTTTTGATGCAACCACCAATTCACAATAAGGTAGTTTTGGGGTTGGACCCAGCCTTCCGTACAGGTTGTAAACTAGCAGTTGTTACAGGTACAGGAAAAGTTTTAGAAACAGGCGTTATTTATCCTACACCACCACAAAGCAAAGTGGTAGAAGCAAAAAAAGTCATTAAGCGTATGATCAAAGAACATGGTATTGAAATGATTGCCATTGGTAATGGGACGGCATCAAGGGAATCTGAGATGTTTATTGTGGAACTTCTAAAGGAAATTCATGAAAAAATCTACTATGTCATAGTCAATGAAGCTGGAGCATCGGTATATTCAGCTTCAAAACTTGGTACTGAAGAGTTTCCAGAGTTTGATGTAGCTTTACGTAGTGCTGTTTCCATAGCCAGACGTTTACAAGACCCACTAGCTGAATTAGTAAAAATTGATCCAAAATCTATCGGTGTAGGTCAATATCAGCATGATATGAATCAAAAGCGTTTAAGTGGCGCTTTAACTGGTGTTGTGGAGGATAGTGTTAACAAAGTAGGTGTTGATTTGAATACAGCATCACCTTCTCTTCTTGAGTATGTAGCAGGTATCAGTAAAGCAGTATCCAAAAACATTGTCGCTTATAGAGAAGAAAAAGGTGAATTTAATAATCGTAAAGAGTTATTGAAAGTTGCAAAGCTTGGACCAAAAGCATATGAACAATGTGCAGGATTCCTGCGTATACGAGATGGTAAGCATCCATTAGACAATACTTCAGTTCATCCAGAGTCGTATGAAGCTACAGAAAAACTTTTATCTCTTTTAGGATTTAAGTTAAGTGATGTTAAGGAACAAAAAGTCAAGGGTATTATTAATGAAGTAAAAAATCCCGAAGGTATGGCAGAGGAAATTGGTATTGGCGTACCGACTCTTGAGGATATCATGAAAGAACTAGAAAAGCCAGGGCGTGATCCACGTGAAGATATGCCAAGTCCTATCTTAAGAACAGATGTTTTAGAGATGGAAGATCTAAAAGAAGGTATGATTCTTAAAGGGACTGTGCGAAATGTTATTGACTTTGGTGCTTTTATTGATATAGGCGTACATCAAGATGGATTAGTGCATATCAGTGAGATAGCAGACCGCTTTATCAAACATCCATTAGATGTGATAGCTGTTGGGGATATCGTAGAAGTTAAGATTTTAGGGGTTGATCTTAACAAGAAAAGAATTTCCATGAGCATGAAAATATAA
- a CDS encoding M3 family oligoendopeptidase — protein sequence MKNRWTLLIMVTIISITLFACTADSVDVYTKGEELYYWHLTDIYENEEAWQADYNYVLRLIEDIHSYENQLSRNYEAFQSVLYKQETLAHLLDQLNTYAMLYYHQDMTNQQAVELQSKMTTLTGKAINQLAYIDPEIRNMDDSLLSKYMDFPEMIIYRDYIDDIRDPIYNKLTREEEAILSLTSPLYNIPQDMYEAYIYQFPFEIDTTSEALFSEDRSIRKEATTEYLKKRTQGIHLLSETLEAQITLQSFMADAKGFDTALDYAMYKNNLSRQDYDNIITFTRQNLAPLHQWMGIRHDHMDFEESEPLKIYDFQIPLIKNDAYSVITYDEGKELIISALQPLGETYTTGLERAFDENWIFPIPTENKYKGAYTTNIYDLHPFVLVNYTGSLDSVLTLSHELGHAMHFYYTNANQPYAASKISIYTAEVTSTTNEILILEYLLSHAESNEEKLVLLDQYIELIFNTVYNQVLAAEFEKTIYDAYEAGTPLSAEYFNETWGNLQETYYGDYFEADLLSSTSWANIPHFYNSFYVYQYATGITAGLYYGTEISQGNEDVRDQYLSFLSAGASDEPTVLLRNAGIDMTANYPYDAIFQKFNELVSTYNELYKMTQFQ from the coding sequence ATGAAAAACAGATGGACCCTTTTAATAATGGTCACCATCATTTCAATAACCCTTTTTGCTTGTACTGCAGATAGTGTTGACGTCTATACAAAAGGAGAAGAACTTTATTATTGGCATTTAACAGATATCTATGAGAACGAAGAAGCTTGGCAAGCTGATTATAATTATGTCCTCAGACTTATAGAAGATATTCATAGCTACGAAAACCAACTATCCCGTAATTATGAGGCTTTCCAGAGTGTTTTATACAAACAGGAAACTCTAGCGCACTTGCTGGATCAATTGAATACTTACGCCATGCTCTACTATCATCAAGATATGACCAATCAACAAGCAGTAGAGCTTCAATCTAAAATGACGACTTTAACAGGTAAAGCTATTAATCAATTAGCCTATATCGATCCAGAAATTAGAAATATGGATGATTCACTTCTAAGTAAGTATATGGATTTTCCTGAAATGATTATTTATAGAGATTATATCGATGACATACGAGATCCCATCTATAATAAGCTGACAAGAGAAGAGGAAGCCATATTGTCTTTAACAAGTCCTTTATACAACATCCCCCAAGATATGTACGAGGCTTATATTTATCAGTTTCCTTTTGAAATAGATACAACAAGTGAGGCTCTTTTCTCAGAAGATCGTTCTATTAGGAAAGAAGCCACTACAGAATATTTAAAGAAAAGAACTCAAGGCATCCATCTTCTATCAGAAACCTTAGAGGCTCAGATTACCCTGCAATCTTTTATGGCTGATGCAAAAGGTTTCGACACAGCTCTTGATTATGCCATGTATAAGAATAATCTGTCTCGTCAGGATTATGATAATATCATCACTTTTACACGCCAGAACTTAGCCCCATTACATCAATGGATGGGTATACGTCATGATCACATGGATTTTGAAGAAAGCGAACCTTTAAAAATCTACGACTTCCAGATACCCTTGATCAAAAATGATGCCTATTCCGTGATTACTTACGATGAAGGTAAAGAGCTTATCATATCTGCACTTCAACCATTAGGCGAAACTTACACTACAGGTTTAGAAAGAGCTTTTGATGAAAATTGGATCTTCCCAATTCCAACAGAAAACAAATACAAAGGGGCTTATACTACTAATATCTACGATTTACACCCCTTCGTCCTTGTAAATTACACTGGCTCCTTGGATAGCGTCCTAACACTATCTCACGAATTAGGTCATGCTATGCATTTTTACTACACTAACGCTAACCAACCCTATGCGGCATCAAAGATTTCAATTTATACCGCAGAAGTGACTTCTACAACCAATGAGATTCTTATATTGGAATATTTACTATCTCATGCAGAATCTAATGAGGAGAAATTAGTTTTACTGGATCAGTATATCGAATTAATCTTCAACACTGTCTACAACCAAGTACTAGCAGCAGAATTCGAAAAAACAATCTATGATGCATATGAAGCAGGTACTCCTCTAAGTGCTGAGTATTTCAATGAAACATGGGGTAATCTTCAAGAGACTTATTATGGTGACTACTTTGAAGCTGATCTGTTATCCTCCACATCATGGGCTAATATTCCACACTTTTATAACAGCTTCTATGTGTATCAGTATGCGACAGGCATTACCGCAGGACTCTATTATGGTACTGAAATTTCTCAAGGTAATGAGGATGTTAGAGATCAATATCTATCTTTCCTTTCCGCTGGAGCATCTGATGAACCTACAGTACTTCTAAGAAATGCTGGTATTGATATGACAGCTAATTACCCCTATGATGCTATCTTTCAGAAGTTTAATGAATTGGTATCAACTTACAATGAACTTTATAAAATGACACAATTCCAATAA
- the iorA gene encoding indolepyruvate ferredoxin oxidoreductase subunit alpha, giving the protein MKTIMLGNQAIARGAYEAGVTVAVAYPGTPSTEITEFVAGYDDIYAEWSPNEKVAMEVALGSAMAGARTMVSMKHVGVNVAADPLFTASYTGINGGLVICTADDPGMHSSQNEQDSRYYARAAHIPMLEPADSNEALSYMKRAFDISEAYDTPVFIRLTTRISHSQSIVQLNEREVVELKPYEKNIEKNVMMPLYARPKHIIVEKRMNQLAEDASTFTDLNTVEMKDTKVGIITSGVPYQYVKEVMPDASVLKLGMVHPLPKKLIEDFASKVDRLYIVEELEPIFEEQIKAWGIKVIGKEIFTVQGEYSANMIEERILGKELELRDAEKLPGRPPVLCPGCPHRGIYYVLKKLKIHATGDIGCYTLGALPPLEGIDTCVCMGGGVSMLHGVEKARGKEFIKKWVGIVGDSTFVHSGITGLVDIVYNKGISTVMILDNSTTGMTGHQENPTTGRNLKGEEVPVLNLVALCKAVGIHHVRVVNPFKPKEVEVALKEETNREEPSVIIASAPCELLDKKKKRIPLYVNQETCRKCNMCMKIGCPAIQKKDGNIIINDALCVGCNLCTKVCPFGAIEKGE; this is encoded by the coding sequence ATGAAAACAATAATGCTAGGCAATCAAGCGATTGCAAGGGGCGCTTATGAAGCAGGTGTCACTGTTGCAGTTGCTTATCCAGGAACACCTAGTACAGAGATTACAGAGTTTGTTGCAGGTTACGATGATATTTATGCGGAGTGGTCACCCAACGAGAAGGTAGCTATGGAGGTAGCCCTAGGTTCTGCTATGGCAGGAGCCCGAACGATGGTATCCATGAAGCATGTTGGGGTGAATGTGGCAGCAGATCCATTGTTCACTGCTTCGTATACAGGAATTAATGGTGGGCTTGTTATTTGTACAGCTGATGACCCAGGTATGCATAGTTCTCAAAATGAACAAGATAGCCGCTACTATGCTAGAGCTGCACATATACCGATGCTAGAGCCAGCTGATAGTAATGAAGCGCTTAGCTATATGAAACGTGCTTTTGATATCAGTGAAGCTTATGATACACCAGTATTTATTCGTTTGACAACGCGCATAAGTCATTCCCAAAGTATTGTTCAATTAAATGAGAGAGAAGTAGTAGAGCTTAAACCTTATGAAAAGAATATAGAAAAAAATGTTATGATGCCACTTTATGCACGACCTAAGCATATTATTGTTGAGAAGAGGATGAATCAACTAGCAGAAGATGCATCGACTTTTACAGATTTAAATACAGTAGAAATGAAAGATACCAAGGTGGGTATTATTACCAGTGGTGTTCCTTATCAATATGTTAAAGAAGTTATGCCTGACGCATCTGTTTTAAAATTAGGTATGGTACATCCATTGCCTAAAAAATTAATAGAAGACTTTGCTTCTAAAGTAGATCGCCTTTATATAGTAGAAGAATTAGAGCCTATATTTGAAGAGCAGATTAAGGCTTGGGGTATAAAGGTAATTGGTAAAGAGATTTTTACTGTTCAAGGTGAATATAGTGCCAATATGATAGAAGAGCGTATATTAGGTAAAGAGCTTGAATTAAGAGACGCTGAAAAATTACCAGGTCGCCCACCAGTATTATGCCCTGGTTGCCCACATAGAGGGATTTATTATGTATTAAAGAAATTAAAGATACATGCTACAGGAGATATCGGATGCTATACACTTGGTGCATTACCTCCTCTTGAAGGTATTGACACTTGCGTATGTATGGGTGGCGGTGTTAGTATGCTTCATGGGGTTGAAAAGGCAAGAGGCAAAGAGTTTATCAAAAAATGGGTAGGTATAGTAGGAGACTCCACCTTTGTACATTCAGGTATAACAGGATTAGTTGACATTGTTTATAATAAGGGTATCTCAACTGTGATGATTCTAGATAATTCAACAACAGGTATGACAGGTCATCAAGAAAATCCAACAACGGGTAGAAATTTAAAAGGTGAGGAAGTCCCAGTTCTTAATTTGGTTGCGCTCTGTAAGGCTGTTGGTATTCATCATGTACGAGTTGTTAATCCTTTTAAACCAAAAGAAGTTGAAGTGGCTTTAAAGGAAGAAACGAATAGGGAAGAACCATCTGTCATCATTGCATCCGCTCCATGTGAATTATTGGATAAAAAGAAAAAACGTATACCACTCTATGTGAACCAAGAGACGTGTAGAAAGTGTAACATGTGTATGAAAATTGGATGCCCTGCTATTCAGAAGAAAGATGGTAATATCATCATTAATGATGCTTTATGTGTTGGCTGTAATCTATGTACTAAAGTATGCCCATTTGGCGCAATCGAAAAGGGGGAATAG
- a CDS encoding sensor histidine kinase — MKRKIIVTTVVWLLILAAILLAIFGNQRETEKAYKISVNRIQARLSTDLKQNKAIINNLLDEVLFTIDTIDIIDVNLDLDDQIKAFFQVDNAYKDFVVFMPIENTSFIVRYDLKSDIDNTRNQVMLLSTIITLAYIYIMVNIFLFDRNMIKPMERLSKITKQMATGYIGEINLQYKNGYVKDFIWSLDMLREQLNYEKDKNAELEKQRKTLVAGLSHDIKTPLSSIKNYTIALKEGVYDSYDEKNQALDVILEKTNIIERLTKDILESSLQIIDEIVIRTKDTYLLDIHKELDRIIHQKIDLLHMKYVEPEMGSNRLLAVDLDRLLEVFDNIIENALKYGDMQSLSVSYDTEESYELISISNTGSFIPETEIKHIFTSYYRGSNVSDKPGHGLGLYISKQIMKKMNGDIFAKNTDEGVSFVIVIKQAG; from the coding sequence ATGAAAAGAAAAATTATTGTTACAACAGTAGTTTGGTTGTTGATTTTAGCTGCTATACTATTGGCCATTTTTGGTAACCAGCGAGAAACTGAAAAAGCTTATAAAATAAGTGTAAATAGGATACAAGCTAGGCTATCAACTGACCTGAAGCAAAACAAGGCAATCATAAATAATTTATTAGATGAAGTACTATTTACAATAGACACAATTGATATTATTGATGTAAATTTAGATTTAGATGATCAAATAAAGGCTTTTTTTCAGGTAGATAATGCGTATAAAGATTTCGTAGTTTTTATGCCTATCGAAAATACTAGTTTTATTGTTCGATATGATTTGAAATCTGATATTGACAATACACGTAATCAAGTTATGCTGCTAAGTACTATCATAACTTTAGCCTATATTTATATTATGGTTAATATATTTTTATTTGATAGAAATATGATAAAACCAATGGAAAGATTATCAAAAATCACAAAGCAAATGGCAACAGGTTATATAGGTGAAATTAATCTTCAATATAAAAATGGTTACGTTAAAGACTTTATTTGGAGTTTAGATATGCTTAGAGAACAGTTAAATTATGAGAAAGATAAAAATGCTGAACTAGAAAAACAGAGAAAAACATTGGTAGCCGGATTATCACATGATATTAAAACACCATTATCATCAATTAAAAATTATACCATAGCATTAAAAGAAGGTGTGTATGACAGTTATGATGAAAAGAATCAAGCTTTAGATGTTATCTTAGAAAAGACAAATATCATTGAAAGATTGACTAAGGACATATTGGAGTCATCATTACAAATTATAGATGAGATAGTGATTCGGACAAAAGATACATATTTGTTGGATATACATAAAGAATTGGACCGTATCATACATCAAAAAATTGATTTACTTCATATGAAATATGTTGAACCTGAGATGGGTAGTAATCGCTTGTTAGCAGTTGATTTAGATCGTTTGTTAGAAGTTTTTGATAATATTATAGAAAATGCTTTAAAATATGGTGATATGCAATCTTTATCTGTAAGTTATGATACAGAAGAGAGTTATGAGCTAATTTCAATTAGTAATACTGGAAGTTTCATACCTGAAACTGAAATCAAACATATATTTACCAGTTACTATAGAGGATCGAATGTGAGTGACAAACCAGGGCATGGGTTAGGACTCTATATATCAAAGCAGATTATGAAGAAAATGAATGGTGATATATTTGCTAAAAACACTGATGAGGGTGTTAGTTTTGTCATTGTTATAAAGCAAGCTGGATGA
- a CDS encoding DUF4386 domain-containing protein yields the protein MNALQQDTNQLRQSAVIAGISLLIMTLAAFFSYGYIHSSLIISGDSIATLENLQASAGLFRAEILGWLIILILDIVVSWAFYIYLKPIQQGYSLLAAWLRLIYTAILAIAIANLVQVGTLINQSEQLFASSPTALAPQIMIAVQTFESVWSLGLIIFGLHLLAIGLIALKTKKIPKVISILLTLAGISYILVHLLHGFFPKLDTITSILEMILSIPMIAGELGFGIWLLIRGGRAPLTDA from the coding sequence ATGAATGCATTACAACAAGATACAAATCAACTTCGTCAATCAGCAGTAATTGCAGGGATTTCCTTGCTAATCATGACACTAGCTGCTTTTTTCTCATACGGTTATATTCATAGCTCATTAATTATTAGTGGTGATTCAATCGCAACATTAGAAAACCTCCAGGCATCTGCAGGTTTATTTAGAGCAGAAATACTTGGCTGGCTCATCATTCTGATATTGGATATCGTTGTTTCATGGGCATTTTACATCTACCTAAAGCCAATACAACAAGGTTATTCACTACTAGCGGCTTGGCTTCGACTTATCTACACCGCTATTCTGGCAATTGCAATAGCGAACCTTGTTCAAGTAGGTACTCTGATAAATCAAAGTGAACAACTTTTTGCCTCATCCCCTACGGCTCTTGCTCCTCAGATCATGATAGCTGTACAGACCTTTGAATCAGTTTGGTCACTGGGCTTAATTATCTTTGGTCTACATCTTTTAGCCATCGGTCTGATAGCACTAAAAACTAAAAAAATTCCAAAAGTAATCAGCATACTACTTACTCTAGCGGGTATAAGCTATATATTAGTCCATCTCTTACATGGATTCTTTCCAAAACTTGATACGATAACATCTATATTAGAAATGATTTTAAGTATTCCAATGATTGCTGGTGAACTGGGCTTTGGTATTTGGCTCCTGATCAGAGGTGGTCGTGCACCTCTAACCGACGCTTAA
- a CDS encoding flavin reductase family protein, translating to MIKKRVEYNKMYYGFPVILVAYYDSENRPNITTLSSSYSLGEMIVLGFGKNSYAVNHIKEGIDFTVNIPDSSMMKEIDICGAYSGHKSNKFKLSNLGYKKSEIINAPIIQNCPISLECTPVDVIENSFFESYVNILAKIKGRLVSDVLLDDNNNLIYDKIDSVEYLGDDNLRVYRYLDKNKVHHSKSFLKK from the coding sequence ATGATCAAAAAACGAGTGGAATATAATAAAATGTACTATGGATTCCCTGTAATTCTTGTCGCTTATTATGACAGTGAAAATAGACCTAATATAACTACACTTTCATCGTCTTATTCTTTAGGGGAGATGATTGTATTAGGTTTTGGAAAGAACAGTTATGCAGTAAATCACATCAAAGAAGGTATTGATTTCACTGTTAATATACCTGACAGTTCAATGATGAAAGAGATTGATATCTGTGGAGCTTACTCAGGGCATAAAAGTAATAAATTCAAACTCAGTAACTTAGGTTACAAAAAATCAGAAATTATTAATGCTCCAATTATACAAAATTGCCCTATATCATTAGAGTGTACTCCTGTAGATGTCATAGAGAACTCTTTTTTTGAAAGCTACGTAAATATATTGGCGAAGATAAAAGGACGTTTGGTTAGTGATGTTTTACTCGATGATAATAACAATCTCATTTATGATAAGATAGATTCAGTTGAATATTTAGGAGATGATAACTTAAGAGTTTATAGATATTTAGATAAAAATAAGGTGCATCATTCAAAAAGTTTTCTAAAGAAATAA
- a CDS encoding Crp/Fnr family transcriptional regulator, whose amino-acid sequence MRDILIQYMKRFTDFSEDALKSIVADVPIEEFKKGTILLHQGEVPKKCYFVLKGCVRQFAVDETGKETTYNFFAEEQGVTIFNQHTKDKASKYSLSCLEDCVLVVGDLSITEDMYDKHSGLESMTRMMIEENIGEIHDNFAVFMASRPEERYKALLEKRPNLIQRVPQHQLASFLGITPESLSRIKRRLEVHDHL is encoded by the coding sequence ATGAGAGATATCCTTATTCAATATATGAAGCGTTTCACTGATTTTAGTGAAGATGCATTAAAAAGCATCGTTGCAGATGTTCCTATTGAGGAATTCAAGAAGGGAACCATCCTTCTGCATCAAGGAGAGGTTCCCAAAAAGTGTTACTTCGTATTAAAGGGGTGTGTTAGACAATTTGCAGTAGACGAAACGGGCAAAGAAACGACCTACAATTTTTTTGCAGAAGAGCAAGGAGTGACCATCTTCAATCAACACACTAAGGATAAGGCATCAAAATATTCTTTAAGCTGCTTAGAAGACTGCGTACTTGTTGTAGGTGATCTATCCATTACGGAAGATATGTACGACAAGCATTCAGGTCTGGAATCTATGACTCGTATGATGATAGAAGAAAACATTGGTGAAATCCATGATAACTTCGCGGTGTTTATGGCATCTCGCCCAGAGGAACGATATAAGGCGCTTCTTGAAAAGCGCCCTAATCTCATTCAACGAGTACCTCAGCATCAGTTAGCTAGTTTTTTAGGTATAACACCTGAATCCCTTAGTCGGATTAAGCGTCGGTTAGAGGTGCACGACCACCTCTGA